GAGCTTCACAGGACTGCCGAACCAAAGGTTATCTGCAGACCTTTGGCGGACAACTTGACGTCGCTCTCGAGCCCGACTGGAACATGATTCTCACCGCCGGTCATTTCGACGAGCAACGAGAAGAGCGTTATGCCGGCGACCGCAACAGCCGCACGGCGTCGCACCGCAACGAGTTGGGAGTGCAGCATCGCTTCACGCGAACCAATGGCGTCGATGTTCTAGGTCTCGACTACCGCGAGGAACGGCTCGATTACGACGATTACGCCTACGGCTCGCAATATCAGAAGGACAGTCGCGAAAACTATGGCCTATACGCCATGGTTCAACGCCAGTACGGCGCCCATGAGCTGTCGGCATCGCTGCGCTACGACGACGATTCGCGTTTCGGTGACGAAACCACCGGCAATCTGGGTTATGCCTATCGGCTGACCCAGTTTCAGCGGATCGGCGTCAGTTATGGCACCGCCTTCAAGGCACCCAACCTGATCGATCTCTATGGCCCTTACGGCACCAACCCGGATCTCGATGCCGAAACCTCGAAGACACTGGAAGCCTTCTGGGCCTTGAATCGCGGCCCGTGGGACGCACGAGTCACCGCCTTCGAGAGTCGAATCGACGATCTGATCAGCTACGATGCGGCGACTTATATTCCCTACAACGTGGATGAATCGCGCATTCGGGGCGTCGAGTTGAGCGGCGGCTGGCAGCAGGCAGGCCTCAGCCTGCGCGCCAGCCTGACCTACCAGGATCCCGAGAACCGAGACACCGGCGATCGCCTCAAGCGTCGCGCCCGGATCTTCGGTCGTCTCGATGCCGACTACAGATTCGCTGCCTGGTCCCTTGGAGCCACCCTGCGCGCCGCTGGTGACCGTCGCGATACGCAGTTCTCCTTCCCTTACGGTGATACCACCACTGCCGGCTACGGTGTAGTCGACCTGCGCACCGCCTGGCAGGTGACGCCGATGATCGAGCTTTCCGCCAAGCTCGAGAACGCACTCGACAAGCGCTATCAACTGGTCGATGGCTACACTACCCAGGATCGCTATATCGAGGGAGGCATCACCCTGCGCCTGTAAAGTCACGGTGGTGTCGGTATGCATGGCATGGGTAGCCCGCGCCATGCATTACCGGCATTATACGTTGGTCGTTAACAGGAGTTCGTTAGCGGGATGCTCCCGGGCACCATCGCCCCTATTGAAAATCCTAGCTTCGGACTGGTTATACGCGCGCCGTAGACGCGGTGCATGACCCATCTCGTTCCAGGGAAGAGCACGATGAACCGACGTGATTTCCTGAAGGCCACCAGTGTCCTGGGCAGCGCCTTCCTGCCTATCTCCACGGTCCTCGCCGCGGTCGACGGCTCCACCAAGACCATCGGCCCCAGCGAATCGTTCAGCTTTGCCTGGCTCAAGGGCCTGGCCCGATATATCTCCAACCAGGCCAGCGAGGGCGCCAAGCCCAATCTGCCGCCCGAGCTTCAGGACTTGAGCTGGGACGAATATCAGGCGATCAGCTTCAGCAAGGATCAGGATATCTGGGCGGATAACGCGCAATCCAGCTTCCGTGCAGAGCTTTTTCACCTGGGGCTGTATTTCAAGAAGCCGGTCAAGATCTACGAGATCGTCAATGGCCAGGCTCGGGAAATCGCCTACGACCCGGCGATGTTCGACTATGGCAATTCAGGTATCGACGGCGAGAAACTGCCCGAGGATCTGGGCTTTGCCGGCTTTCGGCTGTTCTATAAAAGTGACTGGCAACGCGACATGGTGGCCTTCCTCGGCGCCAGCTACTTTCGCGCGGTCAGCGAGTCCATGCAGTACGGCATGTCGGCCCGCGGCCTGGCGATCGACACCGGGCTCGGCAAGCCGGAGGAGTTTCCCGATTTCACGCGATTCTGGCTCGAGCAGCCCGCCGACCAGAGCGATGTCGTCAACGTCTATGCGCTGCTGGAATCCGACAGCGTCGCCGGCGCCTACCGTTTCGCGATCACCGTCAACGATGGGGTGGTCATGGAGGTCGACTCGGCACTCTATCCGCGCAAGCCGATCGAGCGCCTGGGCGTGGCCCCGCTGACCAGCATGTACATGGTCGGCGAGAACGACCAGCAGGCCAACTGGGACTGGCGCACCGAGATTCATGACTCGGATGGTCTGTCGATGTATACCGGCAATGGCGAGTGGCTATGGCGGCCGCTGGTCAACCCGCCGCAGTTACGCTTCAACGCCTATGCCGACGAGAATCCGCGAGGCTTCGGCCTGCTCCAGCGAGACCGCAATTTCGACCACTATCAGGACGATGGAGTCTTCTATGAGCGCCGCCCCTCGGTATGGATCGAACCCAAGTCCGGCTGGGGCAAGGGCTCGATCCAGTTGATCGAGATCCCCACCCTCGATGAAACCTTCGACAATATCGTCGCCTTCTGGAATCCCGACGAGCCGATCAAGCCCGGCAGCGAGATGCTGTTCGGCTACCGCATCTACTGGCGTGACCGCCCACCCGCCCAGCCGGAGCTGGCCCGATGCGTGGCGACCCGCACCGGTATCGGCGGCGAGGTCGGCAAGATCCGCGAATACTTCAGCTGGCGCTTCGTGATCGACTTCCAGGGCGGCCCCTTCCCCTTCGACGCCGACCAGGACGTCGAGGTCGTACCGGTCATCGAGAATTCCGCCGGCCGCGTCGAGATCACCTCGGCCCGGCCGCTGAACGAAATCCAGGGCTACCGGGCAATGTTCGATGTGGTGCCCCCCGGCGACGGCACCGAGCCGATCAACCTGCGGGTCTATCTCAAGGCCGGCGACAAGCCGCTCACCGAAACCTGGATCTACCAGTGGACGCCGCCGCCGGCCGACGACCGCGATCTGCACAATCCCGGCCACCTGCTGTCAGAGAAGCAGTCGTAGCGATAGGCTTGTTGCTTTCACAGCTTTCCTTATACTGTATATAAATACAGTATAAAGGATCTTCTCATGACCGCCCGCCAACCGCCGCGCGCCCGCAAGGGCCGCGGCGCCACCTATGACCCTCCCAACCGCTTCGCCCCGACCGTCAGCGAAGCCGTCGACGACGGCTGGTGGCAGGACGCCGTGCCCGAGCATATCGCCACTCATGTCACAGACGAGACGAGCAAGAGCGCCCTGTCGTGGAATCGCTCCCCCGATCTGCCCTTCGATCGCTCGCTGAACCCTTACCGGGGTTGCGAGCACGGCTGCATCTATTGCTATGCAAGGCCCAGCCACGCTTACTGGGATCTGTCGCCGGGCATCGATTTCGAGACCCGGCTGATCGCCCGCACCGGCCTCGTCGACCGGCTGCGCGAAGAGCTCTGCAAGCCCGGCTATGTCTGCCGGCCGATCAACCTGTCCGGCAATACCGACTGCTACCAACCATTGGAAGCCGAGCGCGGCACGACCCGAGCAATTCTCGAGTTGCTCCTGGCGTGTCGCCACCCGGTAACCCTGGTGACCAAGGGCGCGCTGATCCTGCGCGATCGCGAGCTGCTCGCCGCGATGGCCGCCAAGCGCCTGGTGCGGGTCTTCGTCAGCCTCACCAGCCTCGACGCCGAACTCAAGCGCAGCCTGGAACCGCGCGCTGCCTCTCCGGCAGCGCGCCTCAAGGTCATGCGTGAATTGAATGCCGCCGGGATTCCCGTGGGCGCCTTGCTGTCACCGATGATTCCCGGGCTCAACGACCATGAACTCGAGCGGTTGCTGGAAGCCGCGCATGAAGCCGGCGCAAGCTCGGCCGGCTGGACGCTGCTGCGATTGCCCCACGAGGTGGCGCCGCTGTTCGAGGACTGGCTCGAGCAGCACTACCCGGAACGGGCCGCCAAGGTCATGAGCCTGATTCGCCAGTCGCGGGGCGGCGCCGACTACGATTCGCGCTTCGGTCAGCGCATGCGCGGCGAAGGCGTGTTTGCCGAGATGCTGGCGCAGCGCTTCCGGCGTGCCAGCCGCCGGCTGGGGTTCGCGCAACGGGGCGATAGCCTACTGGATTGCAAGCACTTTCGCCCGCCCCGACGGCAGGGCGATCTGTTCGGGTAACATGGACGCTCACATCCGAACCGACTCCGCACGCAGCTGGGCTATTCATGAATGCCGGATTACCTCAAGAGCAACAGGACGAACGCATGACAGACCGAAACGCACGCCATCAGCAGTCGATGCAGAAACTCAAGACCCATGTCGATGGGCGCGTCGCCGCCGCGACCGAGCAACGCGGCCTGCTCATGGTCTTTACCGGCAACGGCAAGGGCAAGACGACCGCCGCCTGGGGCACCGTCACTCGCGCGCTCGGCTACGGCTACCGGGTCGGCGTGGTCCAATTCATCAAGGGACTGTGGGAATGCGGCGAGCGCGAGCGCCTGGCCGAGGACGCCAACCTGGAGGTCGCGGTGATGGCCACCGGCTTCACCTGGGAAACCCAGAACCGCGACAGCGACATCGCCGCCTGCCAGAATGTCTGGCGCGAAGCCGAGCGCATGCTCGCCGATCCCGGGGTCTATCTGGTGGTGCTCGACGAGCTCACCTACATGCTCAAGTTCGGCTATCTGGACTTCGCGACGCTCGAGCAGGCACTCGCCAAGCGTCCCGCCGAACAGACGGTGATCGTCACCGGGCGCAATGCCCATCGCGACCTGCTGGCCATGGCCGATACGGTGACCGAAATGCAGGAGATTCGTCACGCGTTCAACGACGGCCTCCAGGCACGCCGCGGTATCGATTATTGAGCGGGGCTTTTATTGAGCGGGCGTTGCCCCCTCATCTGCCGAACGACGCAGCGCGGCACACGCCTGGGCCATGGCATCGAGCAGGCGCGGGCCCGGCCGACTGATCCAGTCCGGCTCGAGGGTATACAGCTGACCGTTCGCCACCGCCGGCACCAGCGACCAGCGCTGCCACGCCGCCTGCCAATCATCGTCGCGCGCGGCGCTGAGAATCACCGTCGGTCGCGCGGCGATCAGCGCCTCGCGGCCGATCTGCGGCACCAGCACCGGCTGCTCGGCAAATAGCGGCACCCCCCCGCAGGCGCGAATCACCTGGCTGACGATGTGCCCGCCGGCCAACGTCGTCAGCGGACTGGCCCCCAATTGATAGAAGACCCGTGGCGGCTCGTCGAAGGTCTGTTTCAAGGCCGCCAGGCGCGCCAGATAGACCGCCGACTGGTATTGACCACGTTGGCCACGCCCGGCGAGCCGGCCTAGATCGCGCAGATTCTCGGCCACATCGGACAAGGCACGGGGCTCGCTGGCGTAGACGGCAATGCCTAGCTCGCGCAGGCGTTCGATCAGTGCACGCGGCGTGCCGCTCGCCCAGGCCACCACCAGATCCGGCTCCCGGGCCAGTACCGCTTCGAGCGGGATGCCACGATAGTTGCCCACCCTCGGTAGGCGGAGCGCCGCCGCCGGGTAGTCGCTGCCGTCGATCGCCCCGACCAGCGCATCGCCCGCCCCGACCTTGTAGAGCATCTCGACCGCGTGGGGCGCCAACGCCACGATGCGCGTTGCCGGCCTATCCAGGCTCACCCGATCGCCGTTGTCGTCGACGGCCGTGACGGCCGCCGGCGCCTCGACGGCCAGCCCCAGCGACAGCGCGACTATTCCGGCCACTCTGCGTATGAAACTCATAGCCACCGCGCTACTCTCTTCATGTTCCGTTCATTCATAGCCGAACTGCAAGGAGGCTTCATGCCGTCACGTCATGCCCTCGCTTCACGACTCCAGCCGCGCTCGCTGTTTGTCGCCCTGCTACTCGGGGGGCTGCTCGGCGCCGCTGGCACGTCCCAGGCGCAGAGCCTCCCCGGCACGCCCTCCGAGCATCGCCTGCAGGTCCAGGCACGCTCCGAGCTGAGCGTGGCGCCCGACATGGCGACGCTCGAGGCCCGGCTGTGGGAGCGCACCCCGAGCGTCGCCCGGGATGGCAGCGAACGGGCCGATCCCGGCGCGTTGGCCAAGGCCCGCGACAGGCTGGAGTCACGCACCGGTGAATTGATTCGCCGACTGGAAAGCCAAGGCATCGACAGCGCGGCGATCAGCGCCGGCTCGCTAATCGTGCGTCCGGACTACATCCAGCAGCCGGGAGACAACGGCGAGCCCGGTCAGGCCCTGGTGCGCACCCAGCTCGAACGTCCGATCAGCCTGCGTATCGACGACCTGGCGCGACTGCCGGCGATCCTCGATGCGCTGACCCAGGCCGGTGTCGATGCCCTCGATGGCGTCACCTATGACCTCAAGGATCGCGATGCAGCCACCGACAAGGCTTTGAGCCAGGCGCTGGACAAGGCCCGTCGCAAGGCCCGATTGATGGCCAAGGCCCTGGATATCGGACTCGGCCAGGTCATCCAGATCGAGGAAACCGGGGCGCCACGCTACTCGCCGCAGATGATGTCGATGCGCAGCGATGCCATGGAAAGCAAGGCCGCGCCCGAATATCGCCCCGGCGAGATCACCCTCGACGCCAGCGTCAGTGTCGCCTGGGAGATCGAGCCGTAAGCCGTAAGCCGTAAGCCGTAAGCCGTAAGCCGTAAGCCGTAAGCCGTAAGCAATATGGTTTATATCTACTTACAGCTTATAGCTTACAGCTCGAAACTCAGGTGTTAATGGTTTCAATACCGCCCAGGTAACCGCGCAGCGCCTCGGGCACCGTGATCGAGCCGTCGGCCTGCTGGTAGTTCTCGAGCACCGCCAGCAGGCAGCGCCCCACCGCCAGCCCCGAGCCGTTGAGGGTATGCAGCAATTGCGGCTTCTTGGCCGCCGGGCTGCGATAGCGCGCCTGCATGCGCCGCGCCTGGAAATCCTCGCAGTTGGAAACCGACGAGATCTCGCGATAGGTCTGCTGGCTGGGCAGCCAGACCTCGATGTCGTAGGTCTTGCTGGCCCCGAAGCCCATGTCGCCGGCGCACAGCGTGACCACCCGGTAGGGTAGCTCGAGCGCCTTGAGGATCGACTCGGCGTGCCCGCGCATCTCTTCCAGTGCGGCGTAGCTGGTCCCGGGCTCGACCATCTGCACCATCTCGACCTTGTCGAACTGATGCTGGCGAATCATTCCGCGGGTGTCCTTGCCGTAGGCGCCGGCCTCGCTGCGAAAGCACGGGGTATGCGCGGTGAGACGGATCGGCAACGCCGCCGCCTCGACGATGGTGTCGCGGGCGAAGTTGGTCAGCGGCACCTCGGCGGTGGGGATCAGGTAGTAGTCGCTGTCGCCCTCGAGACGAAACAGATCCTCGCCGAACTTGGGCAATTGGCCGGTGCCGGTCAGCGAGTCGCTATTGACGATGTAGGGCACGTAGCACTCTTCGTAGCCATGCTCGAGGGTCTGGCGGTCGAGCATGAACTGCACCAGCGCGCGGTGCAGTCGAGCGATCGGGCCACGCATCACGGCGAAGCGCGAGCCGGTCAGCTTGGCGGCCAGCTCGAAGTCCAGATAGCCCAGTTTGGCGCCCAGGTCGACATGATCCTGGACCGTGAAATCGAACGTCCGCGGCGTGCCCCAGCGGTGCAGTTCGACGTTGTCGGCCTCGTCGGCGCCCGCGGGCACGCTCTCGTGGGGCAGGTTGGGCAGGCTGGCCAGCAACGCATCGAGCTCTCCCGCGACCTCGTTCAACTGCGCCTTGGCCGCGTCGAGCCGCTCGCCCAGATCGCTGACTTCGGCAAGCAACGGCTCGATGTCCTCGCCGGCGGCCTTGGCCTGGCCGATCGCCTTGGAGCGTGTGTTGCGCTCGCTCTGCAATTGCTCGGTCTCGGTCTGCAGGTCGCGGCGCCGGCGTTCGAGCGCCTCGAACGCGGCCGTATCCAGGGTGAAGCCGCGCAGGGCCAGGCGTTGCGCAACGTAATCGAGCTCGCTGCGAAGCAGTTTGGGATCGAGCATGGGATCCTTTCCGTTAACGTGACAGGCGAAGAAAAGCGTGATCGGCGTCGAACCCACGACGCGAGTGTCGGACCATTGTAAGAAAAACCGTGGCCATGGGCCACGCCGAGGGAACGAGCGCCGCCGGACATCGTGCGGCAATCGCCGATCTCGGTTAAGGTAGACGGTCACCGATCGCCAGCCAACACTCCCGAGATCATGATCGCACGACTCGACTCTCTCTCCCGCGTCGACGCCCGCTACCTGGCGTTCCTCGAGGCCCTGCGTCAGGCCGGCTTTCGCGGCGATATCGCCCCGGACTACGCCAACCGCGCCGTGCTGGCCACCGACAACTCGATCTATCAGCGCCTGCCCCAGGCGGTGCTCTATCCACGCGACGCCGACGACCTGCAACGCCTCGCGCGGCTGGCCGGGGACGGCGCGTACCGCGACATCGTGCTCGCCCCGCGCGGCGGCGGCACCGGCACCAACGGCCAGTCGCTGACCGACGGCCTGATGGTCGACGTCTCGCGCTACATGAACGAGATCCTCGAGATCGACGTCGAGCGTCGCCGCGTACGGGTCCAGGCCGGGGTGGTCAAGGACCAGCTCAACGCCGCGCTCAAGCCCCACGGGCTGTTCTTCGCCCCGGAGCTGTCGACCTCCAACCGCGCGACCCTCGGCGGCATGATCGCCACCGACGCCAGCGGCCAGGGCAGTCGCGAATACGGCAAGACCCGCGATCACGTGCTGGCGCTGGATACGATCCTGCTGGGCGGCGAGCGTTTCGAGAGCCGGCCGGTGAGCGACGACGAGCTCGCCGCGCTCTGCGCGCGCGACGATATCGTCGGTGAGATCCATCGTGTTGCACGCGACATCATCGATAGCCAGCGCGAGCGGATCGAGGCGGTGTTTCCGCCGCTCAACCGCTGCCTGACCGGCTACGACCTGGCGCACCTGCGCACCGCCGAGGGGCTTTTCGATCTCAACAGCGTGCTGTGCGGCGCGGAGGGTTCGCTGGGTTTCGTCGCCGAGGCGACGCTCAACGTGCTGCCCATCCCGCGCCATTCGCTGCTGGTCAATATCCGCTACAGCGGCTTCATGGATGCGCTGCGCGACGCCAAGGCACTGATGGCGAGTCATGCCAAACCGACCTCGATCGAGACCATCGACGACAGCGTGCTGGCCCTGGCGATGGAGGATTTCGTCTGGGACAGCGTCGCCGAGTTCTTCCCCGCACCGGAC
The genomic region above belongs to Halomonas zincidurans B6 and contains:
- a CDS encoding TonB-dependent receptor domain-containing protein — translated: MHYQNHSLWLAVGLATAAPLLNTAQAEQRLNTVQVTANRLPQSQADVMASTTVIERAEIERLQASSVVELLQGRAGIELTQNGAPGAQSSLFLRGSESDQTLILVDGVRINSAASGGASLEFLPPAAIERIEIVRGPRAAAYGADAIGGVIQIFTRDARATGTQASLSARAGSDDSYRQNARFAIGDADTRLDATLFRRDGDGFNATRADTSGERDGFEREGGQLGLSQRFNDRLDFSFNALRQNIDTEYDDCYPAGAPGASQDCRTKGYLQTFGGQLDVALEPDWNMILTAGHFDEQREERYAGDRNSRTASHRNELGVQHRFTRTNGVDVLGLDYREERLDYDDYAYGSQYQKDSRENYGLYAMVQRQYGAHELSASLRYDDDSRFGDETTGNLGYAYRLTQFQRIGVSYGTAFKAPNLIDLYGPYGTNPDLDAETSKTLEAFWALNRGPWDARVTAFESRIDDLISYDAATYIPYNVDESRIRGVELSGGWQQAGLSLRASLTYQDPENRDTGDRLKRRARIFGRLDADYRFAAWSLGATLRAAGDRRDTQFSFPYGDTTTAGYGVVDLRTAWQVTPMIELSAKLENALDKRYQLVDGYTTQDRYIEGGITLRL
- a CDS encoding SIMPL domain-containing protein; protein product: MPSRHALASRLQPRSLFVALLLGGLLGAAGTSQAQSLPGTPSEHRLQVQARSELSVAPDMATLEARLWERTPSVARDGSERADPGALAKARDRLESRTGELIRRLESQGIDSAAISAGSLIVRPDYIQQPGDNGEPGQALVRTQLERPISLRIDDLARLPAILDALTQAGVDALDGVTYDLKDRDAATDKALSQALDKARRKARLMAKALDIGLGQVIQIEETGAPRYSPQMMSMRSDAMESKAAPEYRPGEITLDASVSVAWEIEP
- a CDS encoding PA0069 family radical SAM protein, encoding MTARQPPRARKGRGATYDPPNRFAPTVSEAVDDGWWQDAVPEHIATHVTDETSKSALSWNRSPDLPFDRSLNPYRGCEHGCIYCYARPSHAYWDLSPGIDFETRLIARTGLVDRLREELCKPGYVCRPINLSGNTDCYQPLEAERGTTRAILELLLACRHPVTLVTKGALILRDRELLAAMAAKRLVRVFVSLTSLDAELKRSLEPRAASPAARLKVMRELNAAGIPVGALLSPMIPGLNDHELERLLEAAHEAGASSAGWTLLRLPHEVAPLFEDWLEQHYPERAAKVMSLIRQSRGGADYDSRFGQRMRGEGVFAEMLAQRFRRASRRLGFAQRGDSLLDCKHFRPPRRQGDLFG
- a CDS encoding glucan biosynthesis protein — translated: MNRRDFLKATSVLGSAFLPISTVLAAVDGSTKTIGPSESFSFAWLKGLARYISNQASEGAKPNLPPELQDLSWDEYQAISFSKDQDIWADNAQSSFRAELFHLGLYFKKPVKIYEIVNGQAREIAYDPAMFDYGNSGIDGEKLPEDLGFAGFRLFYKSDWQRDMVAFLGASYFRAVSESMQYGMSARGLAIDTGLGKPEEFPDFTRFWLEQPADQSDVVNVYALLESDSVAGAYRFAITVNDGVVMEVDSALYPRKPIERLGVAPLTSMYMVGENDQQANWDWRTEIHDSDGLSMYTGNGEWLWRPLVNPPQLRFNAYADENPRGFGLLQRDRNFDHYQDDGVFYERRPSVWIEPKSGWGKGSIQLIEIPTLDETFDNIVAFWNPDEPIKPGSEMLFGYRIYWRDRPPAQPELARCVATRTGIGGEVGKIREYFSWRFVIDFQGGPFPFDADQDVEVVPVIENSAGRVEITSARPLNEIQGYRAMFDVVPPGDGTEPINLRVYLKAGDKPLTETWIYQWTPPPADDRDLHNPGHLLSEKQS
- the cobO gene encoding cob(I)yrinic acid a,c-diamide adenosyltransferase, which encodes MTDRNARHQQSMQKLKTHVDGRVAAATEQRGLLMVFTGNGKGKTTAAWGTVTRALGYGYRVGVVQFIKGLWECGERERLAEDANLEVAVMATGFTWETQNRDSDIAACQNVWREAERMLADPGVYLVVLDELTYMLKFGYLDFATLEQALAKRPAEQTVIVTGRNAHRDLLAMADTVTEMQEIRHAFNDGLQARRGIDY
- the serS gene encoding serine--tRNA ligase, with protein sequence MLDPKLLRSELDYVAQRLALRGFTLDTAAFEALERRRRDLQTETEQLQSERNTRSKAIGQAKAAGEDIEPLLAEVSDLGERLDAAKAQLNEVAGELDALLASLPNLPHESVPAGADEADNVELHRWGTPRTFDFTVQDHVDLGAKLGYLDFELAAKLTGSRFAVMRGPIARLHRALVQFMLDRQTLEHGYEECYVPYIVNSDSLTGTGQLPKFGEDLFRLEGDSDYYLIPTAEVPLTNFARDTIVEAAALPIRLTAHTPCFRSEAGAYGKDTRGMIRQHQFDKVEMVQMVEPGTSYAALEEMRGHAESILKALELPYRVVTLCAGDMGFGASKTYDIEVWLPSQQTYREISSVSNCEDFQARRMQARYRSPAAKKPQLLHTLNGSGLAVGRCLLAVLENYQQADGSITVPEALRGYLGGIETINT
- a CDS encoding cobalamin-binding protein → MSFIRRVAGIVALSLGLAVEAPAAVTAVDDNGDRVSLDRPATRIVALAPHAVEMLYKVGAGDALVGAIDGSDYPAAALRLPRVGNYRGIPLEAVLAREPDLVVAWASGTPRALIERLRELGIAVYASEPRALSDVAENLRDLGRLAGRGQRGQYQSAVYLARLAALKQTFDEPPRVFYQLGASPLTTLAGGHIVSQVIRACGGVPLFAEQPVLVPQIGREALIAARPTVILSAARDDDWQAAWQRWSLVPAVANGQLYTLEPDWISRPGPRLLDAMAQACAALRRSADEGATPAQ